From Anticarsia gemmatalis isolate Benzon Research Colony breed Stoneville strain chromosome 3, ilAntGemm2 primary, whole genome shotgun sequence, one genomic window encodes:
- the PlexB gene encoding plexin B produces MAASTTVLVITFWLRCTIVYGYEFISQYPNQSNETFYFHHLAVDRVSGQVYAGSLNWIHQLSPDLKPIHVIRTGPKLDNPMCHASGCTSPDIKTTWIDNVNKILVIDQESGRVIVCGSIAQGSCSKYKLGDLSAKPEFVPVSVAANDAEASTYAFIGPERYNSWDRSNVLYVGTTFTNNGEYRHDVPAISSRDLMTLDVAQLTFNKQSSIQIDVKYRDNFLVQYVYGFNASDYAYFLIIQKNSHLAGNEELGYVSRLARTCVNDDNYNSYTEITLECHVREEVVNGKSEVVNYNLVQDAKIAKAGANLAGQLGIETGDSVLIAVFSPSKSISNDPMAKSAVCVFSLQEIEIKFNENVHMCFNGSTKARNMGYISGMISDGKCPSVGSTGNILNFCEVGLKISGLYPIKTMSVIYWNDTLITSITMSVTGLHTVAFLGTNEGSLKKVLIDADKALEYSSEEILPGQKILPDTTLSPYQKTLYVLGKNSIVQIPTERCAELGNCSSCLESNDPHCGWCSLEKRCTVQNMCQKGTQSAPRWLSQYIGQQCIDFEQILPDRISMNEVTTVQLIIRTLPELPFGAKYKCVFGNTPPIDAAVTSNGLACPTPDVKHRPKIPQNQDHTYVSLSVHSSETNKDFVSRNFAFYDCSKHTTCHSCILSEWACNWCIYDNRCTHDTSVCQRTIISGENNPTKLLNHGIGHCPRIRQYKKPILLPNNVPKELELEVENLPHLQPGHTGFQCIVTIELANMILPARVESNHYIVCDKTTYSYEEDVGEYNVSVKIVWNHKHYIDTINITLYKCEILGSHREHADCSLCITRNSIYKCTWCGNSCSYSETCLENPVTECPKPRIDMIKPLSGPIEGGTIVTIEGSNLGLRVEEVSGKVRIGDVLCEIVDFEVSVSITCRTGPSNGSAVAPVIVENDSGHTESSVLFSYKNIKLQGLYPALGPVSGGTQLAIGGQHLNIGSSISAFLDELPCSVNKTQTSNSRLICITPKAGIPRVIHTLTVGIDNANRTLYGDLFNYTADPTIMEIKPLKSFVSGGRMITVHGTNLHTIQKPLMKLYYANELIPVNNSACTVLNEHQMECPSPAINKKYFDILQATKSQTSTPQIAMKVGFVMDNVETMHEKHFNPPRTHMLFVEDPHVYQFPNRIKSYKGDPLVIEGENLIRASDESDVVVTIGTQPCNVTSLTMQQLLCTPPEIQPANTDENGLQITDINLPLVVVKVGKNLRFPIGYLHYELLRNYNFPPEVIAGIAGGTFFLVLIFMIVLVMYRRRSTKAEREYKRIQIQMDTLESNVRLECKLAFAELQTDMSDLAADLEHSGIPTLDHVNYVMKVFFPGVSDHPILNVQRQFINAPRTNYDAAMIQFEQLLNNKCFLLSFIDTLESQKSFNIRDKVNVASLLMIILMGKMEYATDILKSLLLRLIDKSICNKHPQLMLRRTESVVEKMLTNWMALCMYYYLKDYAGSSLFLLFKAIKHQIEKGVVDAITHEARYSLSEEKLLKEQIDYQTITLHIVQDDFDEKVQCKVLDCDSVSQVKSKILDALFKNTPFSMRPSVHEVDLEWRHGRGGHVTLQDEDVTTKTINGWRKLNTLAHYGVKESAVMSLISRQNDSFNTPYKIPCKNCTGIYCSNSHIRVYNSDITDQNVHYYHLVKPIEYQHIINKSSEHSHKAIPEIFLTRLLSTKGTVHKFVDDFFSTILTVNEVLPPAVKWLFDLFDDAARTHGIMNPEVVHAWKSNSLPLRFWVNLIKNPDFIFDINKTATVDSSLSVIAQTFMDACSLTEHRLCKDSPSNKLLFAKDLPTYREMVIRFYQAVSQLPQVTDQELSTSMQQLSVEQLNEFDTLSALKELYIYVSKYREQIILGLENKMHLAHKLDNIACTMEGDPTSIC; encoded by the coding sequence ATGGCCGCTTCAACTACAGTGTTAGTCATAACATTTTGGCTTCGATGCACAATAGTGTATGGATACGAGTTCATATCACAATATCCCAATCAGTCTAACGAGACATTCTATTTCCATCATCTCGCGGTGGACAGAGTCAGCGGTCAAGTGTATGCAGGATCATTGAATTGGATTCATCAGTTGAGCCCTGACTTGAAACCTATCCATGTAATACGCACAGGACCAAAACTTGATAACCCAATGTGTCATGCAAGTGGCTGCACTTCACCTGACATAAAGACTACATGGATTGATaacgtgaataaaatattagtgaTTGATCAAGAGTCCGGGAGAGTGATTGTGTGTGGTTCTATTGCGCAGGGCTCGTGTTCCAAATACAAGCTTGGCGATCTGTCGGCAAAACCAGAATTTGTTCCAGTCAGCGTCGCGGCTAACGATGCTGAAGCCTCTACGTACGCGTTCATAGGCCCTGAAAGATACAATTCGTGGGACCGATCCAATGTACTTTATGTGGGGACAACATTCACAAATAATGGAGAGTACAGACACGACGTTCCGGCGATATCCAGTCGTGATTTGATGACCCTCGATGTCGCACAACTAACTTTCAATAAACAAAGTTCAATACAAATAGATGTTAAATATAGGGATAACTTTCTAGTGCAATATGTGTATGGTTTTAATGCTAGtgactatgcatattttttgataatacaGAAGAATTCGCACCTAGCTGGTAATGAGGAGCTGGGGTATGTGTCACGTCTAGCTCGTACATGTGTGAATGATGACAACTACAACAGCTACACAGAAATAACTCTTGAGTGTCATGTGCGGGAAGAAGTGGTTAATGGTAAGAGTGAAGTGGTCAATTACAATTTAGTTCAAGATGCTAAGATTGCAAAGGCTGGTGCTAACCTGGCCGGTCAGCTGGGTATTGAGACAGGAGACTCCGTACTCATAGCAGTGTTCAGTCCTTCTAAAAGTATTTCTAATGACCCCATGGCTAAGTCAGCTGTATGTGTATTTTCATTGCAGGAGATAGAAATTAAGTTTAATGAGAATGTTCATATGTGTTTCAATGGTAGCACTAAAGCACGTAATATGGGCTACATATCAGGCATGATATCAGATGGAAAATGTCCTAGTGTGGGCTCAACAGGCAACATACTTAATTTTTGTGAGGTAGGTCTTAAAATAAGTGGACTTTATCCTATAAAAACTATGTCTGTAATATATTGGAATGATACTTTAATTACATCTATTACTATGTCAGTCACTGGATTACACACAGTAGCATTTCTAGGTACTAATGAAGGTTCTTTGAAGAAAGTCCTTATTGATGCTGATAAGGCCCTTGAATACTCTAGTGAGGAAATATTGCCTGGTCAAAAAATCCTTCCAGATACTACCTTATCTCCATATCAGAAAACACTATATGTCTTGGGCAAGAACTCTATAGTCCAAATACCAACTGAAAGATGTGCTGAATTGGGCAATTGTTCTTCTTGTTTAGAGTCAAATGATCCTCATTGTGGATGGTGTTCATTGGAGAAAAGGTGTACTGTACAAAATATGTGTCAGAAAGGCACCCAAAGTGCACCTCGGTGGTTGTCTCAATATATTGGCCAGCAGTGCATTGATTTTGAACAGATTTTACCAGACAGAATATCAATGAATGAGGTTACCACAGTCCAGCTAATAATCAGAACATTGCCTGAATTGCCTTTTGGtgcaaaatataaatgtgtatttgGAAACACTCCTCCCATAGATGCTGCTGTAACATCAAATGGCCTCGCTTGTCCAACACCTGATGTGAAGCATAGGCCTAAAATACCACAGAACCAAGATCATACTTATGTGTCACTATCAGTGCATTCATCAGAGACCAACAAAGATTTTGTTTCAAGAAACTTTGCATTCTATGATTGCTCTAAGCACACAACATGCCACTCTTGTATATTGAGTGAATGGGCCTGCAACTGGTGCATATATGATAACCGATGCACACATGATACCTCTGTGTGTCAAAGAACTATTATAAGTGGAGAAAACAATCCCACAAAGCTACTCAATCATGGTATTGGACATTGTCCTAGGATAAGGCAATATAAGAAACCAATTTTACTGCCTAATAATGTGCCTAAAGAGTTAGAATTGGAAGTAGAGAATTTGCCTCATTTGCAACCTGGTCACACTGGATTCCAGTGCATAGTTACTATTGAATTAGCTAACATGATTTTACCAGCAAGAGTTGAATCAAACCATTACATTGTGTGTGATAAAACAACATATTCATATGAGGAAGATGTTGGTGAATATAATGTGAGTGTTAAGATTGTTTGGAATCACAAGCATTACATAGACACAATCAACATCACATTATACAAGTGTGAAATTCTTGGTTCCCACAGAGAACATGCTGATTGTTCTCTTTGTATTACCCGCAACTCTATATACAAGTGCACATGGTGTGGCAATTCATGTTCTTACAGTGAAACCTGCTTGGAGAACCCTGTTACTGAATGCCCAAAGCCCAGAATTGATATGATCAAACCCCTCAGTGGACCTATAGAGGGAGGAACAATAGTCACAATAGAAGGCAGTAATCTTGGCCTGAGAGTGGAAGAAGTGTCTGGTAAAGTGCGCATTGGAGATGTTCTCTGTGAAATTGTAGACTTTGAGGTTTCTGTAAGCATCACCTGTAGAACAGGACCATCGAATGGATCAGCTGTTGCACCTGTTATTGTGGAAAATGATTCTGGTCACACAGAATCATCAGTATTGTTCAGTTACAAAAACATCAAACTTCAAGGCCTTTATCCAGCATTGGGGCCAGTTTCAGGCGGCACTCAATTAGCTATTGGAGGACAGCATCTGAACATTGGCTCATCTATTTCTGCTTTCTTAGATGAATTGCCTTGTTCTGTAAACAAAACACAGACCTCTAACAGTAGACTAATTTGTATAACTCCAAAAGCAGGAATACCAAGAGTGATTCATACTTTGACTGTTGGTATAGATAATGCTAATAGAACTTTGTATGGTGATTTATTTAACTATACGGCAGATCCAACCATAATGGAGATAAAACCTTTGAAAAGTTTTGTATCAGGAGGTAGAATGATAACAGTCCATGGCACTAATTTACACACAATACAGAAACCACTTATGAAATTGTATTATGCCAATGAACTGATTCCTGTGAACAATTCAGCTTGTACAGTCCTTAATGAACATCAGATGGAATGTCCAAGTCCTGCAATCAATAAGAAATACTTTGACATTTTACAAGCAACCAAATCTCAAACTAGCACACCTCAAATTGCTATGAAAGTTGGATTTGTGATGGACAATGTGGAAACGATGCATGAAAAACACTTCAATCCTCCCCGCACGCATATGTTGTTCGTAGAAGACCCTCACGTTTACCAATTTCCGAATCGAATAAAATCCTACAAAGGTGATCCTTTAGTAATTGAAGGCGAAAATCTAATTAGAGCTAGTGACGAGTCAGATGTCGTCGTAACTATTGGAACTCAACCTTGTAACGTGACTAGTCTCACAATGCAGCAACTTCTATGTACACCGCCCGAAATACAACCAGCTAATACTGATGAGAATGGGCTTCAAATTACAGACATTAATTTACCCCTGGTGGTGGTAAAAGTTGGGAAGAATTTAAGGTTCCCCATCGGGTATTTGCATTACGAACTCCTTAGAAATTATAACTTTCCTCCAGAAGTTATTGCAGGCATAGCTGGTGGAACATTCTTTTTGGTACTTATATTCATGATAGTTCTAGTGATGTACAGACGTCGAAGTACAAAGGCGGAAAGAGAATACAAGCGAATTCAGATTCAGATGGATACCTTAGAAAGCAATGTTAGATTAGAATGTAAACTGGCATTTGCAGAATTGCAAACTGATATGTCTGATTTGGCAGCAGATTTGGAACATTCAGGTATACCGACATTGGATCACGTAAATTACGTGATGAAGGTGTTTTTTCCGGGAGTGTCCGATCACCCTATTTTGAATGTCCAACGTCAATTTATTAACGCTCCCAGAACTAACTACGACGCAGCGATGATTCAATTTGAACAGCTTCTAAACAATAAATGTTTCCTTTTGTCATTTATAGACACATTAGAGTCTCAGAAATCGTTCAACATTCGAGATAAAGTTAATGTAGCTTCGTTGTTGATGATAATACTCATGGGAAAAATGGAATACGCAACGGATATTCTCAAGTCTCTTTTGTTACGTCTTATTGATAAATCGATATGTAATAAGCACCCTCAGCTTATGCTACGAAGAACTGAGAGTGTCGTTGAAAAGATGTTGACCAATTGGATggctttatgtatgtattattatctCAAAGATTATGCAGGTTCGTCACTGTTCTTactttttaaagcaattaaGCATCAAATTGAGAAGGGGGTTGTTGATGCCATCACGCATGAAGCTCGGTATTCTTTATCTGAAGAAAAGCTATTGAAAGAACAGATAGACTATCAAACCATAACACTCCATATAGTCCAAgacgattttgatgaaaaagtGCAGTGCAAAGTTTTAGATTGTGATTCAGTTTCGCAAGTGAAATCCAAAATATTAGACGCTCTGTTTAAAAACACTCCATTTTCTATGAGACCATCCGTCCACGAAGTTGACTTAGAATGGCGACACGGAAGAGGAGGACATGTTACTCTTCAAGATGAAGATGTTACAACGAAAACAATAAATGGCTGGCGTAAGCTGAATACGTTGGCTCATTACGGCGTCAAGGAGTCTGCTGTCATGTCGTTAATATCACGTCAAAACGACAGTTTCAACACTCCGTATAAAATACCGTGCAAGAATTGTACTGGAATATATTGTTCTAATTCTCACATAAGGGTGTATAACAGCGATATCACAGACCAGAACGTGCATTACTATCATTTGGTGAAGCCTATTGAGTATCAGCATATTATCAACAAATCATCAGAGCACAGTCACAAAGCTATCCCAGAAATATTCCTCACTAGACTACTTTCTACTAAGGGTACTGTCCATAAATTCGTTGATGATTTCTTCAGCACTATCCTCACAGTGAATGAAGTTTTGCCGCCGGCAGTCAAATGGTTGTTTGATCTATTTGACGATGCCGCTAGGACTCACGGTATTATGAATCCTGAAGTCGTACACGCATGGAAATCAAACAGTTTACCTCTACGATTTTGGGTGAATCTCATTAAGAATCCagattttatatttgatataaaCAAAACGGCGACCGTTGATTCCTCATTATCAGTTATCGCTCAAACTTTCATGGATGCTTGTTCTCTGACTGAACACCGGCTATGTAAAGATTCTCCTTCCAACAAACTACTTTTCGCAAAAGACTTGCCTACTTATAGGGAAATGGTTATAAGATTTTATCAAGCTGTATCTCAATTACCTCAAGTGACAGACCAAGAGCTAAGTACTTCAATGCAGCAACTCTCGGTGGAACAGTTGAATGAATTCGACACTCTGTCTGCCTTAAAAGAGTTGTATATCTATGTCAGTAAATATAGAGAACAAATTATATTAGGACTAGAAAACAAAATGCACTTAGCTCATAAATTAGATAATATAGCATGCACTATGGAAGGTGATCCTACATCTATCTGCTGA